Proteins from one Sabethes cyaneus chromosome 2, idSabCyanKW18_F2, whole genome shotgun sequence genomic window:
- the LOC128735423 gene encoding uncharacterized protein LOC128735423, producing the protein MTTAPFHPQSNGQAERFVDTFKRAVKKIPEEEGSVKLALAGRFPSDLPFHTKSPRSRWDVTSRGDVQSTAMNIGSSKARSFNPKDSVYAGIYANNKWSWFPGTVVERIGTVMYNIWMDNRKLVRSHINQLRQRDAPRTTTKAQAKQGLPLSILLDEWKLSMPASATPQAVRLSETEVLEQSRSTIVPTSPAASASGLSTSASSPSTAFESAADSSPAVQLPRRSSRIRRPPRRFQPYLRY; encoded by the exons ATGACAACGGCTCCTTTTCATCCACAATCGAACGGTCAAGCCGAACGATTTGTGGACACCTTCAAAAGGGCAGTTAAGAAAATTCCGGAGGAAGAAGGTTCGGTCAAGCTTGCGCTGGCTGGACGTTTTCCTTCTGACTTACCGTTCCACACCAAATCCCCACGTTCCAGGTGGGATGTCACCAGCAGAGGCGATGTACAATCGACCGCTATGAACATC GGTTCTTCCAAAGCACGGTCGTTCAATCCAAAGGATTCCGTATATGCTGGAATTTATGCCAACAATAAGTGGTCGTGGTTCCCTGGAACGGTAGTAGAGAGGATCGGCACAGTGATGTACAACATCTGGATGGACAATAGGAAGCTGGTCAGATCACACATCAACCAGCTCAGACAACGAGATGCTCCTAGGACAACAACGAAGGCGCAGGCGAAACAAGGCCTTCCACTCAGCATCTTGCTTGACGAGTGGAAACTATCTATGCCAGCATCAGCGACACCCCAGGCTGTCCGATTGTCTGAAACGGAAGTCCTGGAGCAATCGCGGTCCACGATAGTTCCAACATCACCCGCTGCATCTGCAAGTGGGCTCTCGACATCAGCGTCTTCACCTTCGACGGCCTTCGAGTCTGCGGCTGATAGCTCACCGGCAGTGCAACTACCTCGGCGCTCTTCTCGAATCAGAAGACCACCGCGACGGTTTCAGCCGTACCTTCGGTACTAG